A window of the Balaenoptera acutorostrata chromosome 13, mBalAcu1.1, whole genome shotgun sequence genome harbors these coding sequences:
- the MORC2 gene encoding ATPase MORC2 isoform X8, with product MAFTNYSSLNRAQLTFDYLHTNSTTHEFLFGALAELVDNARDADATRIDIYAERREDLRGGFMLCFLDDGAGMDPSDAASVIQFGKSAKRTPESTQIGQYGNGLKSGSMRIGKDFILFTKKEETMTCLFLSRTFHEEEGIDEVIVPLPTWNARTREPVTDNVEKFAIETELIYKYSPFRNEEEVMTQFMKIPGDSGTLVIIFNLKLMDNGEPELDIISNPRDIQMAETSPEGTKPERRSFRAYAAVLYIDPRMRIFIHGHKVQTKRLSCCLYKPRMYKYTSSRFKTRAEQEVKKAEHVARIAEEKAREAESKARTLEVRLGGDLTRDSRVMLRQVQNMAITLRREADVKKRIKEAKQRALKEPKELNFVFGVNIEHRDLDGMFIYNCSRLIKMYEKVGPQLEGGMACGGVVGVVDVPYLVLEPTHNKQDFADAKEYRHLLRAMGEHLAQYWKDIAIAQRGIIKFWDEFGYLSANWNQPPSSELRYKRRRAMEIPTTIQCDLCLKWRTLPFQLSSVEKDYPDTWVCSMNPDPEQDRCEASEQKQKVPLGTFRKDLKTQEEKQKQLTEKIRQQQEKLEALQKTTPIRSQADLKKLPLEVTTRPSTEEPARRPQRPRSPPLPAVIKNAPSRPPSLQAPRPASQPRKAPVIGSVPKPPALTAREEASTSRLLQPPEVPRKPANTPVKTASRPAPPVQPPSPSLLPNSKSPREVPAPRAIKTPVVKKPEPPSKLSLAIPGRKRSLGVSDEEEAEEEAERRKERSKRGKFAVKEEKKDLNELSDSAGEEDPADLKSAQKDKGLHVEVRVNREWYTGRVTAVELGKNVVRWKVKFDYVPTDTTPRDRWVEKGSEDVRLMKPPSPEYQSPDTQQEGGEEEEAAVAQQAVAMAEPSTSDCVRIEPDTTAPSTNHETIDLLVQILRNCLRYFLPPSFPISKKELSAMNSDELISFPLKEYFKQYEVGLQNLCHSYQSRADSRAKASEESLRTSERKLRETEEKLQKLRTNIVALLQKVQEDIDINTDDELDAYIEDLITKGD from the exons AACCACTCATGAATTCTTGTTTGGTGCTCTTGCTGAACTAGTTGATAATGCAAG AGATGCTGATGCCACCAGAATCGATATTTATGCAG AAAGGCGAGAGGACCTTCGCGGAGGATTTATGCTTTGTTTTTTGGATGATGGAGCAGGAATGGATCCAA GTGATGCTGCCAGTGTGATCCAGTTTGGGAAGTCAGCCAAGCGAACGCCTGAGTCCACCCAGATTGGGCAGTACGGGAATGGGTTAAAATC GGGCTCGATGCGCATTGGAAAGGATTTTATCCTCTTCACCAAGAAGGAAGAGACCATGACCTGCCTCTTCCTGTCGCGTACCTTTCACGAGGAGGAAGGCATTGATGAA GTGATAGTCCCATTGCCCACCTGGAATGCTCGGACCCGGGAACCTGTCACAGACAACGTGGAGAAGTTTGCCATCGAGACGGAACTCATCTATAAGTATTCTCCCTTCCGCAATGAAGAGGAAGTGATGACTCAGTTCATGAAGATTCCTGGGGACAGTG GAACGCTGGTGATCATCTTCAATCTCAAACTTATGGATAACGGAGAGCCGGAGCTGGACATAATCTCAAATCCAAGAGATATCCAGATGGCAGAGACTTCCCCGGAGGGCAC gaagccagAGCGCCGCTCCTTCCGCGCCTATGCTGCCGTGCTCTACATTGATCCCCGGATGCGGATCTTCATCCACGGGCACAAGGTGCAGACCAAGAGGCTCTCCTGCTGCCTCTACAAGCCCAG gatgTACAAGTACACATCAAGCCGGTTCAAGACCCGCGCGGAGCAGGAGGTGAAGAAAGCTGAGCACGTGGCACGGATTG CTGAAGAGAAGGCAAGGGAGGCGGAGAGCAAAGCTCGGACATTAGAAGTGCGCCTGGGCGGAGACCTCACTCGGGACTCCAGG GTGATGTTGCGACAGGTCCAGAACATGGCCATTACCCTTCGCAGAGAAGCTGATGTCAAGAAGCGCATCAAGGAGGCCAAGCAGCG AGCGCTTAAAGAACCCAAGGAACTGAACTTTGTTTTTGGGGTCAACATTGAACACCGGGACCTGGACGGCATGTTCATCTACAACTGTAGCCGCCTGATCAAGATGTATGAGAAAGTGGGCCCACAGCTGGAAGGGGGCAT GGCATGTGGCGGGGTCGTTGGGGTTGTAGATGTGCCCTACCTGGTCCTGGAGCCTACACACAACAAGCAGGACTTTGCTGATGCCAAGGAGTACCGGCACCTGCTGCGGGCGATGGGGGAGCACCTGGCGCAGTACTGGAAGGACATCGCCATTG CCCAGCGGGGAATCATCAAGTTCTGGGATGAGTTCGGCTACCTCTCTGCCAACTGGAACCAGCCTCCATCCAGTGAGCTGCGTTACAAACGGCGGAGAGCTATGGAAATCCCAACCACCATCCAGTGTG ATTTGTGTCTGAAGTGGCGGACCCTCCCCTTCCAGCTGAGTTCTGTGGAAAAAGATTACCCTGACACCTGGGTTTGCTCCATGAACCCTGATCCTGAGCAGGACCG GTGTGAGGCTTCTGAACAGAAGCAGAAGGTTCCCCTGGGGACGTTCAGAAAGGATCTGAAGACACAGGAAGAGAAGCAGAAGCAACTGACAGAGAAAATTCGCCAGCAGCAGGAGAAGCTGGAGGCCCTGCAG AAAACCACACCCATCCGCTCCCAAGCTGACCTGAAGAAATTGCCCTTGGAAGTGACCACCAGACCTTCCACTGAG GAACCTGCACGTAGACCTCAGCGTCCTCGGTCACCTCCTTTACCTGCTGTGATCAAGAATGCCCCGAGCAGACCCCCTTCCCTGCAGGCTCCCAGACCAGCCAGCCAGCCCCGGAAGGCTCCTGTCATCGGCAGCGTCCCAAAGCCTCCTGCCCTGACAGCGCGGGAGGAGGCCAGTACTTCCAGGCTGCTCCAGCCTCCTGAGGTGCCCCGAAAGCCTGCCAACACTCCAGTCAAGACTGCGTCCCGGCCCGCCCCTCCCGTGCAGCCACCGTCACCATCTCTGCTGCCCAACTCCAAGAGCCCTCGGGAGGTCCCCGCCCCCCGAGCCATCAAGACTCCAGTGGTCAAGAAGCCGGAGCCGCCCAGTAAACTCTCCCTG GCCATTCCTGGTCGGAAGCGGAGTCTTGGGGTCTCTGATGAGGAAGAAGCCGAGGAAGAGgctgagaggaggaaagagaggtcCAAGCGGGGCAAGTTtgccgtgaaggaggaaaaaaaggactTGAATGAG CTCTCAGACAGTGCTGGGGAAGAGGACCCAGCTGACCTCAAGAGCGCTCAGAAAG ATAAAGGGCTGCACGTGGAGGTGCGTGTGAACAGGGAGTGGTACACAGGCCGTGTCACAGCCGTGGAGTTGGGCAAGAACGTGGTGCGGTGGAAGGTGAAATTTGACTATGTGCCCACGGACACGACACCAAGAGACCGCTG GGTGGAGAAAGGCAGTGAGGATGTGCGGTTGATGAAGCCCCCTTCCCCGGAGTATCAGAGCCCGGACACGCAGCaggagggcggggaggaggaggaggcggcagTGGCTCAGCAGGCTGTAGCCATGGCCGAACCCTCCACCTCGGACTGCGTTCGCATTGAGCCCGACACCACCGCCCCGAGCACCAACCATGAGACCATTGACCTCCTCGTCCAGATCCTTCG GAATTGTTTACGGTACTTCCTGCCTCCgagtttccccatctctaagaAGGAGCTGAGTGCTATGAATTCAGATGAGCTAATATCGTTTCCTCTG AAAGAGTACTTCAAGCAGTATGAAGTGGGgctccagaacctgtgccattCCTACCAGAGCCGCGCCGACTCGCGGGCCAAGGCTTCTGAGGAGAGCCTGCGTACCTCCGAGAGAAAGCTCCGCGAGACAGAGGAGAAGCTGCAGAAGCTGAGGACCAACATCGTGGCGCTCCTGCAAAAGGTGCAGGAG GACATAGACATTAACACAGATGACGAGCTGGATGCCTACATCGAGGACCTGATCACCAAGGGGGACTAA
- the MORC2 gene encoding ATPase MORC2 isoform X9 — protein sequence MAFTNYSSLNRAQLTFDYLHTNSTTHEFLFGALAELVDNARDADATRIDIYAERREDLRGGFMLCFLDDGAGMDPSDAASVIQFGKSAKRTPESTQIGQYGNGLKSGSMRIGKDFILFTKKEETMTCLFLSRTFHEEEGIDEVIVPLPTWNARTREPVTDNVEKFAIETELIYKYSPFRNEEEVMTQFMKIPGDSGTLVIIFNLKLMDNGEPELDIISNPRDIQMAETSPEGTKPERRSFRAYAAVLYIDPRMRIFIHGHKVQTKRLSCCLYKPRMYKYTSSRFKTRAEQEVKKAEHVARIAEEKAREAESKARTLEVRLGGDLTRDSRVMLRQVQNMAITLRREADVKKRIKEAKQRALKEPKELNFVFGVNIEHRDLDGMFIYNCSRLIKMYEKVGPQLEGGMACGGVVGVVDVPYLVLEPTHNKQDFADAKEYRHLLRAMGEHLAQYWKDIAIAQRGIIKFWDEFGYLSANWNQPPSSELRYKRRRAMEIPTTIQCDLCLKWRTLPFQLSSVEKDYPDTWVCSMNPDPEQDRCEASEQKQKVPLGTFRKDLKTQEEKQKQLTEKIRQQQEKLEALQKTTPIRSQADLKKLPLEVTTRPSTEEPARRPQRPRSPPLPAVIKNAPSRPPSLQAPRPASQPRKAPVIGSVPKPPALTAREEASTSRLLQPPEVPRKPANTPVKTASRPAPPVQPPSPSLLPNSKSPREVPAPRAIKTPVVKKPEPPSKLSLAIPGRKRSLGVSDEEEAEEEAERRKERSKRGKFAVKEEKKDLNELSDSAGEEDPADLKSAQKDKGLHVEVRVNREWYTGRVTAVELGKNVVRWKVKFDYVPTDTTPRDRWVEKGSEDVRLMKPPSPEYQSPDTQQEGGEEEEAAVAQQAVAMAEPSTSDCVRIEPDTTAPSTNHETIDLLVQILRNCLRYFLPPSFPISKKELSAMNSDELISFPLKEYFKQYEVGLQNLCHSYQSRADSRAKASEESLRTSERKLRETEEKLQKLRTNIVALLQKDIDINTDDELDAYIEDLITKGD from the exons AACCACTCATGAATTCTTGTTTGGTGCTCTTGCTGAACTAGTTGATAATGCAAG AGATGCTGATGCCACCAGAATCGATATTTATGCAG AAAGGCGAGAGGACCTTCGCGGAGGATTTATGCTTTGTTTTTTGGATGATGGAGCAGGAATGGATCCAA GTGATGCTGCCAGTGTGATCCAGTTTGGGAAGTCAGCCAAGCGAACGCCTGAGTCCACCCAGATTGGGCAGTACGGGAATGGGTTAAAATC GGGCTCGATGCGCATTGGAAAGGATTTTATCCTCTTCACCAAGAAGGAAGAGACCATGACCTGCCTCTTCCTGTCGCGTACCTTTCACGAGGAGGAAGGCATTGATGAA GTGATAGTCCCATTGCCCACCTGGAATGCTCGGACCCGGGAACCTGTCACAGACAACGTGGAGAAGTTTGCCATCGAGACGGAACTCATCTATAAGTATTCTCCCTTCCGCAATGAAGAGGAAGTGATGACTCAGTTCATGAAGATTCCTGGGGACAGTG GAACGCTGGTGATCATCTTCAATCTCAAACTTATGGATAACGGAGAGCCGGAGCTGGACATAATCTCAAATCCAAGAGATATCCAGATGGCAGAGACTTCCCCGGAGGGCAC gaagccagAGCGCCGCTCCTTCCGCGCCTATGCTGCCGTGCTCTACATTGATCCCCGGATGCGGATCTTCATCCACGGGCACAAGGTGCAGACCAAGAGGCTCTCCTGCTGCCTCTACAAGCCCAG gatgTACAAGTACACATCAAGCCGGTTCAAGACCCGCGCGGAGCAGGAGGTGAAGAAAGCTGAGCACGTGGCACGGATTG CTGAAGAGAAGGCAAGGGAGGCGGAGAGCAAAGCTCGGACATTAGAAGTGCGCCTGGGCGGAGACCTCACTCGGGACTCCAGG GTGATGTTGCGACAGGTCCAGAACATGGCCATTACCCTTCGCAGAGAAGCTGATGTCAAGAAGCGCATCAAGGAGGCCAAGCAGCG AGCGCTTAAAGAACCCAAGGAACTGAACTTTGTTTTTGGGGTCAACATTGAACACCGGGACCTGGACGGCATGTTCATCTACAACTGTAGCCGCCTGATCAAGATGTATGAGAAAGTGGGCCCACAGCTGGAAGGGGGCAT GGCATGTGGCGGGGTCGTTGGGGTTGTAGATGTGCCCTACCTGGTCCTGGAGCCTACACACAACAAGCAGGACTTTGCTGATGCCAAGGAGTACCGGCACCTGCTGCGGGCGATGGGGGAGCACCTGGCGCAGTACTGGAAGGACATCGCCATTG CCCAGCGGGGAATCATCAAGTTCTGGGATGAGTTCGGCTACCTCTCTGCCAACTGGAACCAGCCTCCATCCAGTGAGCTGCGTTACAAACGGCGGAGAGCTATGGAAATCCCAACCACCATCCAGTGTG ATTTGTGTCTGAAGTGGCGGACCCTCCCCTTCCAGCTGAGTTCTGTGGAAAAAGATTACCCTGACACCTGGGTTTGCTCCATGAACCCTGATCCTGAGCAGGACCG GTGTGAGGCTTCTGAACAGAAGCAGAAGGTTCCCCTGGGGACGTTCAGAAAGGATCTGAAGACACAGGAAGAGAAGCAGAAGCAACTGACAGAGAAAATTCGCCAGCAGCAGGAGAAGCTGGAGGCCCTGCAG AAAACCACACCCATCCGCTCCCAAGCTGACCTGAAGAAATTGCCCTTGGAAGTGACCACCAGACCTTCCACTGAG GAACCTGCACGTAGACCTCAGCGTCCTCGGTCACCTCCTTTACCTGCTGTGATCAAGAATGCCCCGAGCAGACCCCCTTCCCTGCAGGCTCCCAGACCAGCCAGCCAGCCCCGGAAGGCTCCTGTCATCGGCAGCGTCCCAAAGCCTCCTGCCCTGACAGCGCGGGAGGAGGCCAGTACTTCCAGGCTGCTCCAGCCTCCTGAGGTGCCCCGAAAGCCTGCCAACACTCCAGTCAAGACTGCGTCCCGGCCCGCCCCTCCCGTGCAGCCACCGTCACCATCTCTGCTGCCCAACTCCAAGAGCCCTCGGGAGGTCCCCGCCCCCCGAGCCATCAAGACTCCAGTGGTCAAGAAGCCGGAGCCGCCCAGTAAACTCTCCCTG GCCATTCCTGGTCGGAAGCGGAGTCTTGGGGTCTCTGATGAGGAAGAAGCCGAGGAAGAGgctgagaggaggaaagagaggtcCAAGCGGGGCAAGTTtgccgtgaaggaggaaaaaaaggactTGAATGAG CTCTCAGACAGTGCTGGGGAAGAGGACCCAGCTGACCTCAAGAGCGCTCAGAAAG ATAAAGGGCTGCACGTGGAGGTGCGTGTGAACAGGGAGTGGTACACAGGCCGTGTCACAGCCGTGGAGTTGGGCAAGAACGTGGTGCGGTGGAAGGTGAAATTTGACTATGTGCCCACGGACACGACACCAAGAGACCGCTG GGTGGAGAAAGGCAGTGAGGATGTGCGGTTGATGAAGCCCCCTTCCCCGGAGTATCAGAGCCCGGACACGCAGCaggagggcggggaggaggaggaggcggcagTGGCTCAGCAGGCTGTAGCCATGGCCGAACCCTCCACCTCGGACTGCGTTCGCATTGAGCCCGACACCACCGCCCCGAGCACCAACCATGAGACCATTGACCTCCTCGTCCAGATCCTTCG GAATTGTTTACGGTACTTCCTGCCTCCgagtttccccatctctaagaAGGAGCTGAGTGCTATGAATTCAGATGAGCTAATATCGTTTCCTCTG AAAGAGTACTTCAAGCAGTATGAAGTGGGgctccagaacctgtgccattCCTACCAGAGCCGCGCCGACTCGCGGGCCAAGGCTTCTGAGGAGAGCCTGCGTACCTCCGAGAGAAAGCTCCGCGAGACAGAGGAGAAGCTGCAGAAGCTGAGGACCAACATCGTGGCGCTCCTGCAAAAG GACATAGACATTAACACAGATGACGAGCTGGATGCCTACATCGAGGACCTGATCACCAAGGGGGACTAA
- the MORC2 gene encoding ATPase MORC2 isoform X6: protein MAFTNYSSLNRAQLTFDYLHTNSTTHEFLFGALAELVDNARDADATRIDIYAASFFFLFSPMGVGWWNVGLTWRSQTWSCWGKLRCAAFHTGSVIVHSCYQGLKHNCKEERREDLRGGFMLCFLDDGAGMDPSDAASVIQFGKSAKRTPESTQIGQYGNGLKSGSMRIGKDFILFTKKEETMTCLFLSRTFHEEEGIDEVIVPLPTWNARTREPVTDNVEKFAIETELIYKYSPFRNEEEVMTQFMKIPGDSGTLVIIFNLKLMDNGEPELDIISNPRDIQMAETSPEGTKPERRSFRAYAAVLYIDPRMRIFIHGHKVQTKRLSCCLYKPRMYKYTSSRFKTRAEQEVKKAEHVARIAEEKAREAESKARTLEVRLGGDLTRDSRVMLRQVQNMAITLRREADVKKRIKEAKQRALKEPKELNFVFGVNIEHRDLDGMFIYNCSRLIKMYEKVGPQLEGGMACGGVVGVVDVPYLVLEPTHNKQDFADAKEYRHLLRAMGEHLAQYWKDIAIAQRGIIKFWDEFGYLSANWNQPPSSELRYKRRRAMEIPTTIQCDLCLKWRTLPFQLSSVEKDYPDTWVCSMNPDPEQDRCEASEQKQKVPLGTFRKDLKTQEEKQKQLTEKIRQQQEKLEALQKTTPIRSQADLKKLPLEVTTRPSTEEPARRPQRPRSPPLPAVIKNAPSRPPSLQAPRPASQPRKAPVIGSVPKPPALTAREEASTSRLLQPPEVPRKPANTPVKTASRPAPPVQPPSPSLLPNSKSPREVPAPRAIKTPVVKKPEPPSKLSLAIPGRKRSLGVSDEEEAEEEAERRKERSKRGKFAVKEEKKDLNELSDSAGEEDPADLKSAQKDKGLHVEVRVNREWYTGRVTAVELGKNVVRWKVKFDYVPTDTTPRDRWVEKGSEDVRLMKPPSPEYQSPDTQQEGGEEEEAAVAQQAVAMAEPSTSDCVRIEPDTTAPSTNHETIDLLVQILRNCLRYFLPPSFPISKKELSAMNSDELISFPLKEYFKQYEVGLQNLCHSYQSRADSRAKASEESLRTSERKLRETEEKLQKLRTNIVALLQKDIDINTDDELDAYIEDLITKGD from the exons AACCACTCATGAATTCTTGTTTGGTGCTCTTGCTGAACTAGTTGATAATGCAAG AGATGCTGATGCCACCAGAATCGATATTTATGCAG cttctttctttttcctgttctcCCCAATGGGAGTTGGATGGTGGAACGTTGGGCTAACTTGGAGAAGCCAGACTTGGTCATGTTGGGGGAAACTTAGATGTGCAGCCTTCCACACTGGGTCTGTGATTGTACATAGCTGCTACCAGGGCCTGAAGCACAACTGCAAAGAAG AAAGGCGAGAGGACCTTCGCGGAGGATTTATGCTTTGTTTTTTGGATGATGGAGCAGGAATGGATCCAA GTGATGCTGCCAGTGTGATCCAGTTTGGGAAGTCAGCCAAGCGAACGCCTGAGTCCACCCAGATTGGGCAGTACGGGAATGGGTTAAAATC GGGCTCGATGCGCATTGGAAAGGATTTTATCCTCTTCACCAAGAAGGAAGAGACCATGACCTGCCTCTTCCTGTCGCGTACCTTTCACGAGGAGGAAGGCATTGATGAA GTGATAGTCCCATTGCCCACCTGGAATGCTCGGACCCGGGAACCTGTCACAGACAACGTGGAGAAGTTTGCCATCGAGACGGAACTCATCTATAAGTATTCTCCCTTCCGCAATGAAGAGGAAGTGATGACTCAGTTCATGAAGATTCCTGGGGACAGTG GAACGCTGGTGATCATCTTCAATCTCAAACTTATGGATAACGGAGAGCCGGAGCTGGACATAATCTCAAATCCAAGAGATATCCAGATGGCAGAGACTTCCCCGGAGGGCAC gaagccagAGCGCCGCTCCTTCCGCGCCTATGCTGCCGTGCTCTACATTGATCCCCGGATGCGGATCTTCATCCACGGGCACAAGGTGCAGACCAAGAGGCTCTCCTGCTGCCTCTACAAGCCCAG gatgTACAAGTACACATCAAGCCGGTTCAAGACCCGCGCGGAGCAGGAGGTGAAGAAAGCTGAGCACGTGGCACGGATTG CTGAAGAGAAGGCAAGGGAGGCGGAGAGCAAAGCTCGGACATTAGAAGTGCGCCTGGGCGGAGACCTCACTCGGGACTCCAGG GTGATGTTGCGACAGGTCCAGAACATGGCCATTACCCTTCGCAGAGAAGCTGATGTCAAGAAGCGCATCAAGGAGGCCAAGCAGCG AGCGCTTAAAGAACCCAAGGAACTGAACTTTGTTTTTGGGGTCAACATTGAACACCGGGACCTGGACGGCATGTTCATCTACAACTGTAGCCGCCTGATCAAGATGTATGAGAAAGTGGGCCCACAGCTGGAAGGGGGCAT GGCATGTGGCGGGGTCGTTGGGGTTGTAGATGTGCCCTACCTGGTCCTGGAGCCTACACACAACAAGCAGGACTTTGCTGATGCCAAGGAGTACCGGCACCTGCTGCGGGCGATGGGGGAGCACCTGGCGCAGTACTGGAAGGACATCGCCATTG CCCAGCGGGGAATCATCAAGTTCTGGGATGAGTTCGGCTACCTCTCTGCCAACTGGAACCAGCCTCCATCCAGTGAGCTGCGTTACAAACGGCGGAGAGCTATGGAAATCCCAACCACCATCCAGTGTG ATTTGTGTCTGAAGTGGCGGACCCTCCCCTTCCAGCTGAGTTCTGTGGAAAAAGATTACCCTGACACCTGGGTTTGCTCCATGAACCCTGATCCTGAGCAGGACCG GTGTGAGGCTTCTGAACAGAAGCAGAAGGTTCCCCTGGGGACGTTCAGAAAGGATCTGAAGACACAGGAAGAGAAGCAGAAGCAACTGACAGAGAAAATTCGCCAGCAGCAGGAGAAGCTGGAGGCCCTGCAG AAAACCACACCCATCCGCTCCCAAGCTGACCTGAAGAAATTGCCCTTGGAAGTGACCACCAGACCTTCCACTGAG GAACCTGCACGTAGACCTCAGCGTCCTCGGTCACCTCCTTTACCTGCTGTGATCAAGAATGCCCCGAGCAGACCCCCTTCCCTGCAGGCTCCCAGACCAGCCAGCCAGCCCCGGAAGGCTCCTGTCATCGGCAGCGTCCCAAAGCCTCCTGCCCTGACAGCGCGGGAGGAGGCCAGTACTTCCAGGCTGCTCCAGCCTCCTGAGGTGCCCCGAAAGCCTGCCAACACTCCAGTCAAGACTGCGTCCCGGCCCGCCCCTCCCGTGCAGCCACCGTCACCATCTCTGCTGCCCAACTCCAAGAGCCCTCGGGAGGTCCCCGCCCCCCGAGCCATCAAGACTCCAGTGGTCAAGAAGCCGGAGCCGCCCAGTAAACTCTCCCTG GCCATTCCTGGTCGGAAGCGGAGTCTTGGGGTCTCTGATGAGGAAGAAGCCGAGGAAGAGgctgagaggaggaaagagaggtcCAAGCGGGGCAAGTTtgccgtgaaggaggaaaaaaaggactTGAATGAG CTCTCAGACAGTGCTGGGGAAGAGGACCCAGCTGACCTCAAGAGCGCTCAGAAAG ATAAAGGGCTGCACGTGGAGGTGCGTGTGAACAGGGAGTGGTACACAGGCCGTGTCACAGCCGTGGAGTTGGGCAAGAACGTGGTGCGGTGGAAGGTGAAATTTGACTATGTGCCCACGGACACGACACCAAGAGACCGCTG GGTGGAGAAAGGCAGTGAGGATGTGCGGTTGATGAAGCCCCCTTCCCCGGAGTATCAGAGCCCGGACACGCAGCaggagggcggggaggaggaggaggcggcagTGGCTCAGCAGGCTGTAGCCATGGCCGAACCCTCCACCTCGGACTGCGTTCGCATTGAGCCCGACACCACCGCCCCGAGCACCAACCATGAGACCATTGACCTCCTCGTCCAGATCCTTCG GAATTGTTTACGGTACTTCCTGCCTCCgagtttccccatctctaagaAGGAGCTGAGTGCTATGAATTCAGATGAGCTAATATCGTTTCCTCTG AAAGAGTACTTCAAGCAGTATGAAGTGGGgctccagaacctgtgccattCCTACCAGAGCCGCGCCGACTCGCGGGCCAAGGCTTCTGAGGAGAGCCTGCGTACCTCCGAGAGAAAGCTCCGCGAGACAGAGGAGAAGCTGCAGAAGCTGAGGACCAACATCGTGGCGCTCCTGCAAAAG GACATAGACATTAACACAGATGACGAGCTGGATGCCTACATCGAGGACCTGATCACCAAGGGGGACTAA